In the Triticum aestivum cultivar Chinese Spring chromosome 2B, IWGSC CS RefSeq v2.1, whole genome shotgun sequence genome, aatcggtcacacaagtgctagatcgaagaacacaaagagatacacgagatccaaagtcaacaaaggtaaggatacaaaggtaaccgaccttctccgtgaggaggccttgaatccacaaagggatcttcccacgagggggtcttgaatccgataggatctactccgaagaggccgcggtctctcacgaggaggagatccgatggatgagcgaggctctatctctaacttgagctaaatcaacgctaaccctcaaAGTGGGGAgtgggaggtctatttatagtgctaagccacgaaggggtaagtgaggggcgaaggggtacacgggcttcggcccaagtcacgcacgcaggcggggtccggatgatccggatggtggcccgaatgatccgggtgtcgggggtccggatgatccgggtgactgtccggatgatccggcttcgtcgagcagcttcgggtgtcttcgggcacgttagccggatcgtccgggtggtcgtccggatcgtccgggctcggtccggatcgtccggctgggtgtccggatgatccgggcaagtcctgtcttgctccatttttcttcttccttctcctcttccatgcttctaCGCACGctcggccttggtccttgggttctccatggtctcctcgggtgtacctgagtatgcacaaggtccgcgcttgaagtagcaaccatgtctcacgtgaggaaagtgaaggtttagagaggatcgagttcaccttgtgttcaatggcatatgctcgaggtctcgtcatatgtcctcttggggctcggagagtagtcggagtgtacatggggatgaacgtgggatgctccgcatcagcttCCTTCCTGCTGAAATACTTGGGGCTGCCCTTGTCGGTGTGGCAGCTCAGACGTGCCGACTTTCAGCACCTAGAGGATCAGGTTGCAGGAAGGCTTCTACCTTGGGAAGGGAGATACATTGCAACTCCGGGCCAAGTAGTTTTGGTCAAATCGGTCCTGACCTCGCAGGTTGTCTTCACTACTACTGCACTTCCCATCCCTAGGGGCAGCCTGAACAACATCAGCAAGATTGAGCGAGCATTCCTTTGGTCGGCCTCGCACAAGACGACTGGGGCCAAGTGTAAAGTCAATTGGGAGCGCGTCTGTAGACCCAAGGACCTTGGGGGGCTTGGGGGGCTACACCGGGAGAAGTTCCGCCGAGCGCTTCGTTTACGCTGGCTCTGGCTTGAATGGACCGCGCCGACGAGATTGTGGGTTGGCCTGGGTAACATATGTGATGAGGAGGATAAACTCTTTTTTATGCATGCACGACCATCACCATCGGCAATGGCGCCCGTGCCCCCTTCCGGGAGTCCCCTTGGCTAAACGGGTGCAACCCCAAGGACATCGCCCCCTAATCTTTGAGGCATCGTCTCGAAAGCAATGGAAGGTCAGGGAAGCTTTGCATAGTGAAGCATGGATTAGCAAAATCAACCCTACGTCTGCGTTCTCTTTTGACCACCTGAGACAATTCCTGGAGTTGTGGACTTCCATCCACGGCATTAGTCTGGATGAGCATGTCGAGGAGTCCATCATTTGGAAGCATACGGTCTCAGGAGAATACATTGCTTCCTCTGCATACAATGCGCAATTTCTATCCATCATTCGCACAGACATGTGCAAGGTCGTTTGGAAGACTTGGGCGCCCCCAAACGTCAAATTCCTCGCGTGTGCTTTACAAAACAAAATTTGGACAGCTGACCGGTTGGCCAAAAGGGGGTGGCCAAACTGTGGCCCTTGTCCTCTTTGCCACATGGACCTAGAAACTGCCGAGCacctcttctttggccgccgctaCACGCTGAGACTATGGGGCTTGGTGAAGGGCTGGATTCAACTTGCCAGCTTGGACGTTGCAGTTTTTGGGCGAACTATAGGAGTATCAAGGACCGGTGGTTCGACATGGTCGCCACCTAGAGGATCCATGGAAGGGCGATGTCTTCCCTCACTATGCTAGTGTGCAAGTCGATTTGGGACGAAAGGAACGCAATGGTTTTTCGACGCAACTATGCTCCTCCAACCATCCTTCTTCGCACCATCCAGAAAGCGGCGATTCTTTGGGCGACCGTAGGGGCGAAACATTTGGGTCACATTCTATCGGAAAAGTAGTGCGGGTGTGTTATGCACCCCATGCTTGAGGCTTTTACTTTCTTGTCCTCTGTAACTTTGAAAGACATTTCCCTTTCTTAATTAATGAAACGTGGGTGGCGCTGCCGTCTAGTAGTAGCTCCCTCGCACTCGTCGGATTCCGCGGGCAGCGAATACGAGAGTGAGAAGGTCTGCCCGATCCCAAACATCATCGTCGATGGGCTCGGTAGTATAAAAGGCCACCGATAGACACACGCCCTGTAATCCAAGAGCCAATCCCGGCTTCGCTGCTGGACGATATCTCCAACACACAGAGGCCGTGTTCGGCGAGCAGTTAATCGTCTCGGCGAGAGTGGGTACGTACGTGCGTGAGCGCTAGGCCTGATCGTAAATCGACCGACCTCTTGCTCGACGACCAGGAACATGGACGCGAGGCAGCAGGCCGGCGGTGCGGCCCTGTGCGCCAACGGCTGCGGCTTCTTCGGCGGCGCCGCGACCAGCGATCTCTGCTCCAGATGCTACAAGGAGCAGCAGCTGCTCGACGTCGTGGCCTTTGATGACGCCGTCATGTCCGGCCTCCGATCGCTGGCCATCACGCTGACGAAAGCCGGAGGCGAGGAGGAGGGGACGCCGTCgtcgacgacgaagaagaagcgATGCAGTGCGTGCCAGAGGAAGGTGGGGCTGCTGGGGTTCGTGTGCCGGTGCGGGGCCACCTACTGCGGCGCGCACCGCCACGCCGACGCGCACGGCTGCTTCTTCGACTACAGGGCAGCCGGCCGCGAGCAGATCGCGCGCCAGAACCCGCTCGTCGTCGCGCCCAAGATGGCAAGGGTTTGAATGCTTCCAGTTCCACCCTCCGCATTGTACGCGAGAAGGCTCTACAGATGAGCTGTGAAATTAGTGCTAGTATGTGCTTGCGTGCGTCTCCGTCTGTCCACCCTTGTGATGGAGGGTCTGTGTGTAACAACTAGTAAAACGATGCGCCTGTTTTTTCCTCATTCATTCGAGTTAAATTCGTTCGTCAAGTTATTCGCATGTTGCCATGGTGGTATGCGCCATGCATTTGGATGATAAATTGCAAACTTTGGCTGGTGAATCGGTCCACCACATCTAGATCCAATCAGTTAATCTTGTTCTTTTCCTATCACTAGTTACCACCGCACGGTACATCATACACGTGATTATAAAAAATATATTCAGTAAACATAGTTTAATATCACAAGATTTGGGTCACCTTAACAATagaattttcaaagaattcaacttATATTCAAAAGAACTTTTCCTTGGTCCAGGCGATTATCGCctatattttcggtatttttgttGTAGTCCAGCAGATTATAGAAGAATTATGAGGCCTAATTATCGACGACTATTTATTTCTGAGCCGGGACATCCGCTCCCGGTAAATGGTAAATTAAAAAAATAATTCTTTTTTGCATACAAGATGTTCAAGTGCGTGATGTCCGTGCTAAATTTCAGCTTGTTCAGACATCtgaggagctcgtggcaaaaaaataaattCAGTCCAAACAATGCGTAAACAGTAAACTTCTCTCACAGACCCTAATTTGTGTTTTTTCGCTGAGAGCTGCTGAAATGTCCAAACTCCACGAAATTTGGCATGGACTTCACAAAAATGAGTATATAGCATCACATAAAAATTAAGATATTTTTGAATAGTTTTGCTAATTAAAACAGTTTTAGTGTTCACCGGAGAGTCAAAACACCGCTTTTCATTATAGACACCTATTAAGAGGTAACTACTTCCATGTTAAACACTAATAAGGCAGCCTACGTCTTTGGATCAACATACTTTGACGGTCAAGATTAGATGGAGACTTTAGCGCTAGATATGTTTGCTGCTAAACATTGAAACCACGTGAGCATCGTAGGATTAGAGATATGTACAAGTAAGATTGATTTGGTTCTTCGCACTTCGTGCTTTTACGAGGATAGTAGATAGAACCCATGTATTTTATAAGGTAGTAGATGCACTTGTCTATGCATCTACAATCAGACAAATCTTTGATTCCGTTTTATATGAGACTAGAGAAAACCTTCATTCCATTTTATTTGGGATTAGGGTACAGCTAAACCTCTGTTAGTGGAGGGCTGTTGCAAAAACACGCCTCCTTTTCCTCGAGTATGCGCAAGGGATAACTTAATATAGCAATTGAACAAATGTTCCAAGATCAAACAATAAGATAGCTATCAACAACATATGAATTTAATAAGTGTAAAAAAGAGCGGTATAAGGTGAGACGGGTCACATCTAGTTAACTTGTTTTCAGAACCTACATAACAAATTGTGACCCCGACTATTTTATTATATACAAAAAAGCCTAATACATGTTAAAAGTAGAGCCTGAAAATTCCCGTAAAAATTTAAAACATTGAACATTTCTTTTGGTGGTCTCATCTTAATCGGACAAAAGATAGCCATTAGATTTATGTAACCGTGTCCTACTGTCAAATGGACCTTACAATCATGCACATACATGACTTTAAAAATTCACGCACACAACATCCGTCACATATATGACTTCAAAATGCATGTAACAACATTCGTCCGATGGACCCTCCCAAAGCAACAAGTGTATCTCCATCTCAATTAGTATTTGCTCAGtttacaaatataagatgttttagatattttaaTATAAAGTACATGCGGACTTAAATCAATGAGCAAACACACTAAAACATATCTATATATAGAATGGAAAAATTAGGggatcttatatttgtgaacagaggagCACATACTAAACGTGAACAAGAATACCAAGATCCTCTCATACAAGAATATAATACAATTTAATATGTTTCCAAATTTTGTCACCAAGACAGAAACATGTGCTTGGGACAACCTTTTCCTAATCCTATCCGCCACCAAGTCTCCTCCACGTCCTTGGTCCCGCTCCACTCTCCCGTTTGGCGATTCGTCGGCGCCAAAGGAATGGGGACTCGTCCCTTTTAAAAGAAATCTTATTTATACAAAATGAGCTCATAACCATGTTAGAGTTTAAGGTGGTCTCAGATTCTTGGCCAAACCCTACGGTTGCTCGTGTGCTCCAAGCGGATTGGACAATTCCCGCAAGGAATAAacataaaaaaatcaaaagaaatgtAACAAATAAATAAAGTTTTGGACAGTATGCTCAAGGCGTGACAGGTGGTAGCATCAAAGTGTTCCCCTCTTGTTCATGTATGCAAGAAGCAACCTGCCAGGTAGTCCCGACTATCTGCTACAAAAAGATTTGCTCGGCTCCGGTGAGGAAGGGGCAATGACAACGACGCGTCTTCGGCTCGCTCCAATGATTCTAGTCTTTGCTAGATGGTCCATAgacctggttgtaatttttattacctctagtGTTTTCTGTACTGCCAAgattgatgaatagattgaaaatttCTCTAAAAAAACCCATGCTAGATAGTAGGTACATACCTTCTAAGTTGTGACTAGTCAATGGAATTTCCTATTCCATGCTCGTTGCGTGGAACAGTGCGTATAAAACACGGACCCAGTGAACAACTTGGGCCAGCACATTTCAGTTGCTTTTTTTCCGTTCACTAGTTTTTTTGTGATGTTTTTCTCGTCCGTTGTGCTAGCTTTTGCACTGGTTTTCTGTCCCTTTTTTTGTTCATTCCTTTTGTAAAAGAAAATGTGTTGTTTTTTACTGTTTTTATTCTTTTTTGGCATTTAATTATCCTTCTTCTATTATTCATTTTATATTACATGGACATCTTTTAAATCCGTGGTCAATTTTAAAAATTCATGTTTCTTAATTCAAGCTTATTttataaattcatgaacattttaaaaatccataaacaattttataaatttgaaactttttttaaaattgacAATCTTTATTCTAAATCTGTGTTTAAAACTACAACAAACATTTTTTAGATTCTTGAAtattattttcaaattcatgaactagtACAGTAAATTCTAGAAATTTGCAAGAGAAATTCATATTTTTGGAGATAAACATTGGTGAGTGTGAAGAATAGACCTGGCACGATGGTGAAGTATTTTCGACTTGTGCCAAAAGGCCTCAATTCTACGCGGACTCTTTGCATTGCACTACACAAAGGGAAGGCATGCCTCATATAATCATTCCTCGGATCATGTCTTGGTTGGTAGTTTCTAGCACTGAGTTTGTCATTCAAGTATTATCGAGTGCTCCCTATGTATACTTTTTTGTGAACAGACGACATTCGTGATACTTATATGGATAAAGAAACATGTTGGGACACCATCAAGCCAGACATCATGCTTGCCATCAACCATTTCTCTGATCTCCATGCTGCTCACTTTCATTGGTTGAACTCTGCCGACATTGCTCTCATTCCGATGAAGGAGGGTGCCGAGGACATCGTCGACTTCGACCCATCAGTCTTATCCATGCCATCGCTAAGTTAATTGCCAAGATGATGTCCAACCGGTTTGCCCCACACATGAATGATCTTGTCTCGCACGCCCAAAGTGCGTTCATTAAAAGAAGATgcatccacgacaacttcatgtatgtGTGCAACCTCGCGAGACGCTTTCACCGTAGGAAAACACCGGCATTGCTCTTCAAACTTGACATCAAAAAAGCCTTCGACTCGGTGCGGTGGGACTTCCTCCTCGACCTGCTTCGACACCTTGGTTTCCCGCCCCGCTTCAGAGGTTGGGTTTCCACACTGTTGACGTCGGCTTCGTCGCGTGTTCTTCTCAATGGTGTGCCCGGTGACCCCATCAAGCTTGGTCGTGGGTTAAGGCAGGGCGACCCTCTATCACCCTTGTTATTTGTGCTTGCCATCGACCCACTGCACCATATCCTTACGAAGAGCACAACTCAAGGAAATCTTCATCCGCTAGGTGGAAATGCTATGCCTATCCGTGCTTCGCTTTACGCAGATGACGCCGCTGTTTTTCTTGCACCTATTAAGGAGGGCGTCCAGTTTTTCGCCAACACTCTCAAGCACTTTGGGGAAGTCACCGGTCTGGTCACAAACTGCTCCAAAAGCTTTGTCGCCCCAATCCGTTGTGAAAATGTGGATCTCCCGGATATCCTCCAATCCTTCCCGGCCATGCGATGCTCCTTTCCGATGAAATACCTTGGGTTGCCTTTGTCTGTCAAGAGACTGAAGAGAATTCACTACCAGCCCCTCGAGGACAAGGTTGCGGGCCAACTCACTCCTTGGGTGGGGAGGCATGTTGCCTCAGCGGGTCGCGTTGTCTTGGTAAAGTCGGTCCTCACAGCAATTGCTATCTACTACATGACGGCGTTAGATTTACCAGTGGAGGTCAAGAAGAAAATTGATGCCCTCGGACGTGCTTTCCTTTGGGCAGGTTGTGATAAGGTCACTGGTGGAAAATGCAAGATAAATTGGGAGCAAGTGTGCAAGTCCAAGCTGCATGGAGGTCTTGGAATCCTAAACCATGACAAATTTGCCACTGCCCTTCGCCTTCGGTGGCTGTGGGACGAGTGGCTTCACCCAGACAAGCCGTGGGTTGGCTTGGGAACCCCTTGTGATGACAATGATCGAGATATCTTTGTCGGGGCTACCAAGGTCCAAGTTGGGAATGGCACGTGTGCCAAGTTTTGGGAGTCTCCTTGGCTTGATGGGATTGGGCCCAAGGACATAGCTCCCAAAATCTATGACTTGTCGAAGAAGAAGAATTGCTCGGTTCGATTGGCTCTACACGATAACTTCTGGACTtcccaggtggacattcttcaggGAATCACTGTTGAACACCTCTCTGAGTTTGTCTCCCTTTGGGAGAGGGTCTCACATGTCCACCTTGACGTCAACACGCCCGACACTATCACTTGGAAGTTCACTACTAACGGCCACTACTCGGCGGCGTCGGCCTATAAAGCGCAATTCTATGGCCATACTGACACGGCCATGATTTCGACCATTTGGAAGATTTTGGGCGCCTCCTAAATGCAAGTTCTTCGCATGGCTGGCAATCAACAATAGCATTTGGACGGCAGATAGGCTTCAGCATCGTGGGTGGCCAAACTGTAacctttgtccactatgcaagcaAGTTCAGGAGTCGGCGGCCCACCTTCTATTCCAATGCCGATACACTTTCAGAGTTTGGCGTATGATCAAAGATTGGCTTGGTCTCCATGATGTGCATCCTTCCGATTGGAGTGACGCGACTTCCGTTAAAGAGTGGTGGAGCCACAATGCTAACAAGAAGACCTAATCGCGAAGGCTGCTTGCTTCCTTGATGTTGCTAATCTCTTGGGAGGTATGGAAAGAGAGGAATGCACGAATCTTTCGTAATAATGTCGTTCCGGTGGGAGTCGTCGTTGCTAGGATTAAAGAGGAGACCTTACTTTGGAGCATTGCGGGAGCAAGGCACTTGAATAACATAATGCCGCGAGATTGATTGTTGTAATTTGGCCTTTGGCCTTAACCTCTAAAACTTCTCTCTTAATCAataaaaatggcaaatcttttgcctagtttcaaaaaaaaaacatgcaCCCCCAAAATGCTTCAAAAATTGCCTTCTGTGAGTACCATTTTTTTTCTTATGTATGCTTTTTCTTTTTCCTTGAGCACACCAaatgttttttcttttttgataaTTTACACGATAGTGAATCACTCAAAAAATTCATATGCATCCCGGCGCATTCATGTTCTTATGTCTGCTTTTTCTTTTACCTAGGGCACATCAAATGTTATTTTTGTTCCGATAATTTACACGGTAGTGAAACACTAAAAAAAAGACATATGACATCCCGGCTCATCCACATTGGTCCAGTCCAAACACTGAGTGGTAGTTGTACGTCACCAGATCCCATCCCGTACGTCTCCCTCCCTCGCCGCCCCCCGCGTGGGCGACCGGAAGGCCCCAGATTCCATCGCCGCCGAACctcccccactcctcctcctcctccctcgtcgCCGCCCAAGGGCGCGGCCAGGCTAAGCCtagccgtcgccggcggcggcggggactcgggccctctcgctcgtgtggggctggcgcgggccggcgccgctgggccggagcgtggcggcgggccGGTCGCCAcggcgggtggtggcggcgcctCGGCGACGTCGATTCCCCGCGGCAGGATGCCTTGCGATCTGGTGCGTTGCGGCCGCCAGGGACGGCGGTGGCGTGAACGGATCAGttcgcggcggcgcggccggattgATCGCTGGTCGGCCGTCGGCACGATGGTGGGTGCGACTCGTTGGCAGCTGGGCAGATCCGCGGGATTCTACCCTTGTCTGGCCCTTGACAGCGCGGGCAActacgggggaaaccctagatctccttgggatcaagcgatggcggcgcttttgcgtcgtagtccctctttagggcattgttttggagtttgctccggttgaagggaccagcgacgtcggcggcgcacgtctggtggagcaactgccgatgaaaatcgcgccgactacggtcatggcgaacgatggcggcgtcttggatgtcgttcccttgtcgaggcatcgtcgttgcagtctgcgtcctcaggctcgggatgctccgggggaaactctagatctgggtcttccggatcggacgatgatggcgttttatcgctttccctcctgggggcatcgttttggagtaagTGTTGGCTGGGGGGGGGTGGTGGTGGAGTGGTACTTCATCTCACACATCGATGGCGGCGGATATCAGcagcatggcgctgtggaggctcggagtccgatgcacggagatggactcgcgcaggaggaggttgttgtctggcgtcatggtgacgtcgatggcagagtgtccagacaaggtagaagcctcaatatgatctgaagacggacccgtggaagatggcggcgacaacacacgagtgcgtctgaccggattgtgctccagacccggtatgtggctcggctggggctccCGAATatgtttcggcttccggcttttgatgttaggcttaggtaagtggtttgggtagtggcccagttagcaccccttcatcattttggataggagtagcggcatgtgttgccaagatggtggattcagacacattgttgtaatactttgtaaggtcctcgagaataatcaataaagtggccgtatgcatctcccagatgcataagccgggggtcatcctccttttctaaaataataaaaaaaaagtTGTACGTCACAATTGAAGTTTGCATTTTATAGTTTGGTCGTGTATCATCATCTAGTCTAGTCTAGATCATGACATCACCAAAGGTGGCACCTTCCACTGGAACCTTGGTGTCCACAACCCTTTGCTCATTCCTATACACATACCTCCTGGCGAAGATGGTGTAGACGAAGAGTGCCACCAGCTCAAGCACAGCAAGCAGCCAGTAAAAGTTATCAAGCTTGCCCATGTTCAAGTTGGTCCCGTCCAGCCATCCTCCCGTCCCATCGGCGCGCctggtgacctggttgaccacctGGATGAGCAGGCTCCCCAGCCAAGCCGACACCCCGAGGATGCAGTAGAAGATGGAGCTGCCAACGGACTTCATCCCCGTCGACGCCTCGCTGTAGAAGAACTCGAGGAGCCCCACGAAGGAGGTGACGTCCACCACCCCGAGGAGGAAGAACTGCACCGTCAGCCAGAAGACGGACATGGGGATCCCGGTGGTGGCTTCCATGAGGCCCTTGTCCTCCGCGACCCTCTTCCTCTTGGCCTCCACCAGGGCGGCCACGCCGGTGGCCACGGTGGCCGAGAGGAACCCGATCCCGATGCGCTGCAGATGCGTGACGCCGCCCACGTATCCCGTGATCCTGCGCAGGGACGGGACGATGAACCGGTCGTAGAGGATGAGGATCAGCATCTGGGAGACGGTGGGGATGACGAAGAGCGTGGCCGGGGAAATGTGGACGCTGCCTAGCTTGGTGTCCATGGTGTTCCCCTGCTGCACGGTGAAGTTGAGGATGAGCGGCACCGGGATGTATCCTAGGACGGAGCTGAGGAAGATGGGCACCATCCGGAGGACGATCTTGGTCTCCTCCACCTGCGTCATGGTGCAGAGCGACCATGGCCCTGTCTCCCCGGTCTCTACCGCGGATTTCTCGAGACACCTGTAGGAAGCTTTAGCTTCAGCCAAGTGTATATTTCAGGTCTGTTCTTCAGATTTGGCGGGAGCTACTTACAGAAAGCCATCTGTCCGCTGCAGCTCTTCAAGGACATTGTGATCATCTTGGTTCAGTTGCTTGAGTTCACTTGCGTTGTCAGGCAATTGAACATTTCTTTTCTTGAATGCCACCACAAGAACCTGTTTGATGCCAAGTATTTGGTCGAATTGCCAGTACTATTACTAGGACCGGATTGTAATATCTTGAATCTGAATAAACAAACACGCGGCGGATAATAAATATATACCTGCAAGATTCTTGTGATGGAGCTTCCACCGGGCAGCTGGTTCCTGTAGAAAGGGAAGCTGGCCATCCATATGAGCATCCCCAGCAGCACGCACAGAGCGCACACGGTGAAGCCGATGTCCCATCCTCTCCTGTTCTCCACCCACACGACGAGCACCAGGCCGACGAAGCCGCCCGAGGACACGGCGAAGGTGTACCAGTTGAAGAAGCTCGTCTCCTGCCGCTGCTCCACGGGGTCGGCCGTGTCGAACTGGTCGCCCCCCAGCGCCGGCAGGCACGCGCGCGCCGCGCCGTCGCCGATGGGGATCAGGTAGAGGCCCAGGAGGAGCAGGCTCAGGTTGGAGCCACGGACCGTCTCGCAGGTCTGCGCGCCAGTGGGACTGCAGGGCGGCGGGTGCAGAGATGGGACGTGCGCTTGCACTGCCAGTAGGATGTAGCCCTGCAAATGCAAACGCGATGAATGACAAGTGCTCTGAATGTGAGATTAGGCTTGCACAGCGACTAGATTAGTAGTACTACTCCTTACTTAGGTGTCAAACCCAAATTGCAATGACCTGGTGGCATGTTTTGGCGCGTCAAGAGACCAGAGCAAAGTAGAGTTAAATGTGAATGATTATTTTGGGATCATAAAATCCCATCATATTATTGTTTTATGGAATTCACATGTTTTTCTGCAACATCCAAAACTATTTTTTTAACACAATCACAAGCTATTTAAATTAGTAACAAACACGTGCAGTTGCATAGGCTAGTGTATACATGGCATGCAAATGTCGCATTTGTTAAGACTTTAGAGTTGAAGAGCACGACATGTGAAGGCAACATATGGCGACTCTCGTTAGGTGGTGCTCTTTGAGCCCTAGATCTTGAGTTCTAGGGTGAAAATCTAGGTCCGACCTTCGTTGATTGAACTTGACAATAATGGTATTCACGCATTGTTCCCTTGTTAAAACCAGAGTTTGCTGAGGCTTCCGTTTAGGTTGAAACCCATAATCTATCATCATCGCTTGAATCCGACGACAACGGTGCTCCTGCTTTGTTCCTTTTCTGGGAGCGCCGTTGTCGGAGGATCTCTCCTGTTATCATAGGGTTGTCAACGTTGTTGGTTGGTGTTGACGTCATTTGAACATTTTTAATGGGAGAGGATTTGTGTCGCGTAGGTGTGGGAGCAGGCAGATTCCTAGCCGCCCAATTGCCTCGTGATTCAGAAATTGGTTTGATCTTTACATGTGCCTTAGTCATTAATTACCTTAAATGGGTCCATGCATCCAACTTTTGACAGCTCCACCCATCCCACTTTCCATTATTTTTCTTTGACTTTCAAATTTGAATCCATTATATCTTTTGAATCGAAAGTTTAATATATGTTCGCTTTGCATATCCGTCTTCGTTGGGACAAGGGCTCTTGAGCAAGACCATTTGTCAATACGTTTTGACAAGTTTAAAAACTCCAGCAAGTTTCAACTACTAAAACTTGATAGGGGCGAATGATAAGTTCACCAAGTTTCAAAACTAAAACTTAAACACTAAGCCCAAGACCCTAATCCCTAAATCCGAAAACAAATGAAACTTGGTAAAAAATTATATTGCGACTATTAGGTTTTAAATATTTGACACTTGGTAAAATTTAACTGTTCTCAAAATGTATTCAAGAATGGCCTAGTTCAAAAGTTTTTGTCGCAACAAACACAAATATACAAATAAAACTCAATTTGGACTTTCGGTTCAAAAAATCTTAATAGATTGTAATTTGTGGATGAAATGAAAAAGCATGGGGGTGGGATTGGAGAAGCATGCAACTGTGTTAAAAGCATGCACACACAAAGTAATTGAGGGGTTTCTGTCCAAACAAGTTCGTCAAACCCAAAGCGAATCTTTGGTCGCACCCATGTATACTCCCACACCTGCTGTGTGCCCATGCGGATTTTTGCATTTTTTATGCGTAACACGAATTTTGATTTTGTATTTTTTTTCCAACTTTTGTAACttccaaaaaaaatcaaataacACAAGTGTTGACAATTTTTAGGGACCACAATAATTAAATGCCCAACTCCTATTTGACGCCTTCCGTGTCCGTTAGTGTGTTATATCCGCAAATCAGTGCACACACCCCCTTCATGCTGGGCCTGCCCATTTACCAATATTCTTTTCTGTT is a window encoding:
- the LOC123041278 gene encoding zinc finger A20 and AN1 domain-containing stress-associated protein 7-like — its product is MDARQQAGGAALCANGCGFFGGAATSDLCSRCYKEQQLLDVVAFDDAVMSGLRSLAITLTKAGGEEEGTPSSTTKKKRCSACQRKVGLLGFVCRCGATYCGAHRHADAHGCFFDYRAAGREQIARQNPLVVAPKMARV
- the LOC123045079 gene encoding protein NRT1/ PTR FAMILY 4.5, translated to MGSSSGLVDWRGRPVNPKKHGGVRASIFIHALVLLSNAANIANIMNLVTYLRGTMHMGVAEASTTASNFFAALQMFSIPAAFLADSYIKRFYTVLIFGPIEILGYILLAVQAHVPSLHPPPCSPTGAQTCETVRGSNLSLLLLGLYLIPIGDGAARACLPALGGDQFDTADPVEQRQETSFFNWYTFAVSSGGFVGLVLVVWVENRRGWDIGFTVCALCVLLGMLIWMASFPFYRNQLPGGSSITRILQVLVVAFKKRNVQLPDNASELKQLNQDDHNVLEELQRTDGFLCLEKSAVETGETGPWSLCTMTQVEETKIVLRMVPIFLSSVLGYIPVPLILNFTVQQGNTMDTKLGSVHISPATLFVIPTVSQMLILILYDRFIVPSLRRITGYVGGVTHLQRIGIGFLSATVATGVAALVEAKRKRVAEDKGLMEATTGIPMSVFWLTVQFFLLGVVDVTSFVGLLEFFYSEASTGMKSVGSSIFYCILGVSAWLGSLLIQVVNQVTRRADGTGGWLDGTNLNMGKLDNFYWLLAVLELVALFVYTIFARRYVYRNEQRVVDTKVPVEGATFGDVMI